Below is a window of Podospora pseudocomata strain CBS 415.72m chromosome 1 map unlocalized CBS415.72m_1.2, whole genome shotgun sequence DNA.
GAGGGCCTCGAAATCCAATTCATCCAACTCGGGTGTCGTCCGCGTTCGTTTTGAAGACTTGTCCTCTTTTCCTAGGGCGCCCCAGGCAAATATTGACTGATCGTCCGTCCGGCGGATGATCTCTTCCTGTAGCCTCAGGAAGGCCTTGTCATATCCCTCGCCATATATTATTGGCAGGTTGACGCCAAACAATCCAAGCAGACAATACGCCACATCCTCCGCTCTGGTCGTTTCTCTGCCCGCAGCCCACGCCATTCGCTGCGCAATGCTAGAGTTGTGAACCAGCTTCGGCTCCAACAAGACCACCTCCTCAATTCCTGTAATCTTCTCCACCGTCTTGACCAAACTAGACTTGGTCCCGAGCAATCGCCAGCCGTGGGCGTAAAACACAAGCTTTTTCGGCGCAACAAGCTCTTGAAGGGTCCAGCCCCGCGTGAACCATTTCGAGGCAGAAAAGTCATCCTTCCATGTTCGGTACCCAGAGGTGTAGCTGTCAAAGTGAACGTCGTCAAGATAGGCGTAGCAGACAGCCGCTTTTTGGTACCAGCCAAACATGGAGTTGATCGCCTCGGAAAGctcgctgctgcttctcctgTCAATGCAGACAGTGTCGATCCAGATGTACGAGTGGCCGTCTTTGGAAGCCTGGGTGCATGCATAGCTGAGTTTGGCGTATCCCGCCTTTTGTTGGACTGGGTGAATCtgcggttgtggtggtttcatgggaggagaaggaggcggcaaTGCTAACGgcggtgacgatgatggcgtcATGGTTGTGGAAGATGAGAAAGATCTGTGACTTTGGAGGTCGTCGTCGATTTCGGGCGATGGTGGTAGGGGCGAAAAGTAAGCAGACTGGCGCTGGAACCGGCTTGCATCACGATGCCCGCGAAGAGCCGTGAGCATGTTGGCCAGCATCATGAGCTTCATGACTTCGGTCTTTTCCAGCGGCAGCTCTGGTcgggcggcggtgatgtaGCCATGGCTTGAGCCGAGTAGAGATGGTAatgaagatggtggaggtgtagCTGGTCTGGGTTTTCGAAATGCGGAAAGGGACTCCAAATCCTGAAAGGTCACCTCCTCGGGACCCCAAGTGTGTGAAAATATGGCATAGGGAGGAATGCTGGGCTCAAAgaactcctccacctcgcgGGTGGTGACATTGAGCAGTCTCattttgggttttgggtggtgttcTTCCTGAGAGTTCATGTCAGACAAGAGCAGACGGAAAGTTGCAGGTCGACATTTGTTTCGACTTTTGTGAGTCTTATCATGATGGGCTCGAAGGGCCAAGAGACACTTGCAGTTAACCAGTGGGCCAATGAGACGTTGCAACGACGCTATGGGGAAAAGACCAATGGGAGCAACGCCCAAGTGTGCCATTGGGTCCGTCAGGCTCCAAATGTCCGATGTACTAGTGTGGAGACATCGTGGGCCCTCGTGGAGCGACTCGACCTCGACGAAAATGACGCCGTTGTCCAATTCGGATCTGGTTTGGGCACCAGCTGCTTGCATCACGTCTGCAAGTTGGCACCACCGAATGCCGGAGGATCATTGTTCCAAGACGAAGCTGTCCCCTGATGATGCCTGATATTGGACAATGGCCCAGGCCATTTCCTGTTGGAACTGGGAAACGAGGCGACCTCATGGGCATTTCCCGACTTGAATTGACAATGGACGTTTTGTGTTTCAACTTTGCTGCAGGTCATTGATGAGGGCCTCACGTGCTAGTCGTAGCGAACCAACGACTGCAGTagcccctccctcccccacccaacgACTGGTGAAGCATgcatctttttctttccccgcACTTCAAGACCAGAACCAAGGCCATTCCCTGTCGGTATCAGCATACACAATGAGTCGATGGCATCAAGAGACTTGCATGTCAcctgatgtggtggtgactggtgGAACACACATCTACTGCATGATATGCAACCAAGCACCAGACATTGACAAGCTTGTTGCCGACCCTGGTCATCAGAATCCCACAGCACCTTTGATTCCGCCAGATGAGCCGTATGGCGCATACAACCTTTCATGGCCGCCGGGCATACCCTATAGAAGGACTGGGCAGCATATCACAAGGGAAGAACCAGTGGACCGAAATGAAGCAGAGAACAGCAACTCCTCAGAGGGCTTGGTCAGTAACATCCAAGTTAGGACCGCGTATAAGAAGGCATTGGGTCCGGATGAGTTCCGACTCATTTGCCTTCCAAGCACGGACGATGTGAATACACCTATTCATTTGACGCTCGAGACGTATGGCGATGTGCGCTATCCGGAATACGAGACTGTGTCGTATACATGGGGcggagaagatgaagacggaACCCTTTGCAAGCCAGTCTTTGTTGGGCCTTACTGGGACGTGTTGCTGCAGACCAAAAATTGCTGGGAAATGCTGAGATTCCTCAGACCGCGGCGAGGTTATCGCTTGGTCTGGGTTGACGCCATCTGTATCAACCAGCTGGACTCGCTGGAGAGAGCAACACAGGTGGCGAAGATGAGATCGGTTTACAAAAACAGTCGACGAACGGTTGTTTATTTGGGCCCTGAAATCAGTCCTATCACCACACATGCCCACCCAGTCCGACTCTCAGCAAGAGAGGCAGTCACCTTGTCGCGAGGAGGGGAGACTGAGCTCATCGGCTTGGGCGGCAAAGTAAACTTGGGGCAGTTGCTTCTGTGTCGGTACTTTAGTCGCATCTGGGTAATTCAAGAACTTCTCCTGTCACGCCAAGTATCAATTCCAGTTCGCGATATGGAGATAGATTTTGACTCACTGAGCATCAATGCTATCCCCGGGCAGGCCGGCGAGGGCAGACGCCCAAGACAGCTCTGGGACAGTACGCCTGCGCCGTGGTTTCAATACTTATCCCAGGGAGGCTACTTACGTCATGGTCTCCTGGACTGGACACTGCTGACATCTTCGTCGACTGCTTCAGACACGCGTGACGAGTTGTTTAGCCTCCTGGGTCTAGTTCCTAACAACAATTTAACGCCAGATTACGGAATTTCCCGGATGCACGCGCAGATAGGAGTTGCCGCACACTCGCTGTTCCACCTTGGTTCCTTCGAAAACTTCTACATAGCTCCCACTCAGCAGAGAGAACGACCCGACAATTATCCATCTTGGGTGCCCTACCGAGCTCGAACAGGGGGAGCTGCACGAGTGTCATGGACATCCCAGGAACCAGAACGTGTTCTCCAGGAATTCTACGAGGCCCTGAAGCGCCACTTTGATAAGTCTTATTCAGGCCGTCATGCAATCTATCAGCCGGAAGAAGATAATGAATCAACCCTTTGGACGGCCGAAGCTACCATCGATGTAGACACAGCAGCCTTGACCCTTAAAGCGACGCATTTGGCGACATGTACGGATGTGCCTGTTGAGGTTCCTTTTACCAAGGAGAACCATTTCAGGTCACGTACTGAGAGGGAACCCGAATGGAAGGCCTTTGTGGTGCGGTCTAACGAGATGGAGATGTATCTTCTCTCAAACCGGAGCAGTGCCCTTGATAAAGTAGTTGAACCATTCGACCACATCTACTGGCTGCACAGGGATTATACAAAGGAAGAAACGCCAGGGTTCTTGATCCTGCGTCCCATAAAAGAACAAGAGGGGAAACGGTTTCGGTTGGTCGGCTTTTGTAGCCAGGTGTTGTTTGTCGAGGTCTTCGTTGCCGGACGGAAGACTGTCCCAAACAGGCAACCAAACAGGGCACGCAGTATCGCTATTCATTATCTTTCTTCCTCTAATCTTCAGAGAGGATTGAAGCGAGCTGTGGATGATGCTGTCGCCAAGTTTGGATGTTTAGAGGAATTGTTTCCAGGCGTAGTCACACCACAGGGTCAGCTGTGGAGTtacttggccttgatgaAGCTGGCCTCCTGGCCATCGGAGCCGTTCACTTTCTTTTCGGAATACCTGAGCCACCTTGACTCAAGATACGATGGCGTGGTTACCAAGGAAATGAGGAGACTCGAGGACGACCAGCACGAAGTCGAGATCCTTACCATCACCGTGCCATCCGCCGACATATCCAAGTTTGTGTTATCATGGGGATACTTGCGCCCTCCTTTCGTCAAGTTTCAGCAGCTACAATCACGGGAGGACCAAGATGTACCATGGGACGAAAGCAGAGTTGTTGTAGTGGAAACTCTccaggaagatgatgtgcTGCGACTCCGGGCTGAACTGAGCGCCAAGGACCTGGCTGACCTGAGGAGAAGCGGGAAGCGTGACAGTTCGGGCCCCGGTGAGCAGCAAATCAGCAATGTAATTTCACCGGAGGCTCAGACTGTCTGGAAATACTTTCAAGAGCTGGAAAAGGCGCGCTGGGCGACAGGAGGAATGGGCATCCAGGAGATGGTCGGACTTGTTCAATCTGGCCAAGACACAAGTTCAATGGCTTGTCCTGAATGGCCAGCTGACATCGTGGATGCGTTTCAGGCCCAGGGCAACACTTTACAAATCACGATTGTGTAGGGTAAAGTATGCCAACTGGACTGAATCAGGCCTCGAAAATAGCTAATAagccttaaaagatagttgatAGGCTTGGACGAGTAGTAAAAAGGCCTGTTATTATTCTAAAAAGACATAGCCGTGACTGTGTaagccaccaccaaggcACAAGGCGTAACACCTCATTGGTCGGGCTTATAAGAGGCTGCAAGCGCCCACACATGGCAATCGGACCCACAACAGGCTAGCACGGACAATATCCCTGACCATCACATGTCAAGCGTGCAAGCTCCCTCAGGTTCATCCAGAGAAGCAAGCTCAGTGTCGTGGTGATTCTGTTGTCTTGGCAGAGGAAGAACCCAGAATACCTATTCTCATTCAAACTTGAGCAACCGTCCCTTCTTAAAATCATGACACTGCCCGTGTACAATCAGGTGACTAAATGAGACCAGCTCTGGcagcctcccctccaccctcggccATCACGCTCTCTACCTTTTGCTTCCCCTTCATTATGCCAGCCCCCTCTCCTACACCCATGCGACGAGCGACATAGCGTTGCGCCACAACGCCTACCGACAAACTCAGCGCCTCTTCAAGCCACTCGGCAACCCATTCCCTCGGGTCAACCCCGCCGCTCTCGATAATGTCCCTGATATCATCCGGCACTCGTCCAAACTGctcctcaaactcatcctcgtcgctcTCACCCGCTGAAGGCGCAACATCTAGCCACTTGATCCATTTTGCCGGGACCCCTTGGCTAACAGCCGAATACCGAATGTCGTGGACGGGATCGAAAATGTAAATGGCAAACACGACTTGGTCATgattctcttcctcctcctgggcCATGCTGTCCTGCTTggccttttcttctcccgccGTGCCCGCAAACAGACCCTTGTCTCCCTTGACAGAAACAGCCTGGACACTGAGGAAGATATCCGACGAGCGCACAGGGTTGGATTCAGAGACGGGCTCCAAGGCTCTCTGGCGAGCTGTCTCAATCCCACCACGGGAGCTGAAGTAGTCGGTGGCGTATCCCTCCGCGTTGGCCCTGCACAGCTTGGAGCCTTCCACTAGTCCACCAACAATCCCCAAGTCTCTCCCAGGAGCATCCGTGACTCTCCACCATGGACCGTCGCGCCAGCCGGCAGTAGAGTGTTGCGCATTGGATGCGGCACCAGATTCTTGCCCACGCTGAATGACAAGCAGGTCCCCTCCTTCTACCTGAGCCATAACCCGGTTGAAGACTGCGTAGATGAGGGGGTCAAGTGACGGATAGCCGACTAGGTCGTGAGTAATGTGGATCAGGAGACGCTCGTGGGAGGAAATCGGCGGCGCAAGGGTGTGGAGgattgtggtgagggagggaagggcACGGTGACGAAGCTCATCGCCTGAACAGAAGCACACCTGTTAGTCTAGATCATAATCCCATTCCGTAAATATGGTACCACATACCTAGGCCGCGCAGAGCACCGACATTTCCACGAACTTGATCGGCCCATTTGCGAGCCTCTTCATTCTGTTGAATCTCCTTGACAGCGGCTTCTGCTGTCTTCATCGCTGCCGTTGCGGTAGACAGCAAGCCACCCCaccagccaccaccgccgctcGATGCGGTGGCTGTCGCTTGAGgttgctcgagcttcttctccacctcgtCGGAGCTGGTGGCGCTGGGGGTGGCATGGTAGGAACCGGTACTCTCGGCTGACTTGCGAGCAGTGTCGgcgcgaggaggaggggtgttgGTAGATGTGCGCTTCAGCGCCGGCGAAGCTTTCTGTACATTTTCGCGGATGCGAGGTGTGTGAGGTCGCGgtgccttctcctcgccgaGTTGGGTTTCGAGCTCGGCCAGGGGGTCAAAGTCATCGGTCGCGGGGTCTGGCTTGCCCTTTGCAGGCAGCTTTGTCTTGGGGGCTTTAGTGGTGGCCGAATCAGCGCCGATATCCTTGAACAAGTCATCAATATCGTCGTCGGCAGCCTTTGCTTTGTGGGTGGTCATTTtggcggtgatgaggttggtgttcCGACTGTTTGCGACGCCGTGACGGACTGACGGTTTGAGTCGCGAGCTGCAAGTGGAGAAGTGCGAGCAGAACCGGGGGCTGCCCAACCTGAAAGAAGGTTGGATGGGATTGAATGTGGGGGTGTTAACTCAATAATGGGTTGGAAGTATGTAGTGCTATGATTAGTCGTTCTAAACAATCGTATCCGTATGGGCTGCAATACACGACCAGAAAGATAACAGTCGAGTCTCACGATGGCAGATTCGTAAACACAACGATGCAtaagccaaccaccacagcttCTTCAGTGGAAATGCAAagtggtgttgttgcgtCACGGGCCAAAATGGCAGAGGTCAGGGGAGCCCAGGCATCAAATCAACGGCTAGCTCCACCGAGTGTTATGCAACAGCTGATTGGTTGGGCCGCAGTGCTGCAGTCCAAACAGGTTCTCAGCCGGCGGGTGATTGCCAGCTGTGGGAGTGGGGATAGCCGGGCGGCGCGGAGTGCCAGGGGCCTGGGCTTATTCGGGAACCTCCAGAAAATTGACGTGAGAAGAAATCTACATGCAAGGAGGAGCGTAACAAGACCAGCATCTGACGGCAGCTTGTGCCGATATCTCTCATCCGACATTTGTCCAGGGCTGTTCATGAGAAGAGAGTCACAAGCCCTGTTTCTGACGACATCCCTTGTCCTCTTGTTCTGTTCTGCTGCCTCTCACTTGGGGCAATTTGCGGGCGTGCAAGAGAGGGTTATTTACAAGCGACCAACCAGATCTGACCTTGACCCTGACACGTTGGATGCCCGCCTAGTGCCATCACTTTTTTCGCCTCACTCACACAACACTACTCTCACCACACCCTCTACACCGGCTTACACCGTCAGTCTCACCAGGGAAGCTCACCGTCTCGAGTCTAATTAACCAAGCTGTCCTGGTACGTGGATTGAATTACACGTTCCTCCTATCATGGACCGCGGTCGTGGAGGTGGTCGTGGGCGCGCGACCAAGAAGCAGCGTGCCGGTCTACCACCATCTCACCATCCATATCCGGAATCGCTTCATACGCCAGGCCCTTCATTTGTCTCTCCGGATGTTTCTCTTTTATCAAAAGTCCCCCAGTCAGCTCCCCAACGCGGGAACAAATCCAGGCCGGTAAATCAAACACCACATCGCGCCTCCTCACCCATGAGCATGCCAACTACAGCCACCACGTCAGCACACCACAGCTTTCGGGCATTCGCTCCAAAAACCGACAAGCCAGGTAGAAGCAACACTTTTCACTCGAGCTTCACCTTTGAGTCGCCAACCAATCATGGAATGGCACCCGAGGCTCCCATGGGCCGGAAGAGAGCCAAAACCTTTGAGACggccaccacggccagcTTTGAGGGTGAAGACGAGGCACATTCAAAAGGTGGACACTCTCTTAGAAAGAGGACTCGTATTGACTACGCTCAAGTTCTCGACGATGAGATTGGCCTTGCTGCGGCGAGAAACGGTGCCGAGTTGCCCCCGAAAATGACGGCAGCTGCTCCCACTGTTGCCCGGCCACGCAAGAGAAAAGGCGCCCATTCACAAGATGATACGGACGATGAGGCCGATGATGTCTCGTCGACTACGAAGCGTCGACGAGCTGACAAGTCTCCTGCTGCCCCTCGCGCCGCATCGCGTCGCCGGAATACCGGCAAGAAACTGCCCACCGGAATGAGCGCCTACATCGATCAACCATCAGACAACGATGCCGTGCAAGACACGattcttgttggggtttcAATGGATGCGGATGAGGAATCGGAACAATCATCATATCGAGAATCGGATTCAGCACCTTCATCTCCAGAAGGAACTAACCCAGCAAGGCGACAAGACCAGCAGCCAGAGACGTCGAAGCAGAGAGACCCTGTAGCTGCGATCAATCAGCCGGCGATGACTGCACCAGAGAATGGAACGGGATTGAATTTACCTGCCGCTGAGGTGAATGGCCAAGTGAATTCAAACGGCATTGAATCGGCAATGGATCTCTCGTTGGACCATGTGCCCGAGACTGCTCCAAATTCTGCCCAACCACGAGGCCCCGTTCAACTTGAACAGAGTCGTCAAGAGCAGCACCATGAGGAGCAACACCACAACGCCCCTTCTTTCATTGAATTAAACGGGACCCATttgaaacaacaacaacaacaacaacaacatcagacAGAAAAGCTTGGCCCAGTTTCCCTCTTTCCAACTCCCGCCACAAAATCTCTTCAGCCTGCCACTGAAAACTCGGTAGCTTTGTCCCAGCTTTCCGAGTCTATTGCGCCAACGTCAACCGACAATACAGCTTTAAGACAAAGTTTTACCGCCGCAGAATCGCCAGTTTCCGAGGCGATCCCCCAGGAGCTGATGCCAGTTCAGAAACCAAAGCCCCAGGAATCACCAGCTGTGGAAAGTGCGCCTGGCCAATTTGACGGCGCTGTCGAGCTAGAGTCACGATCACCTCGCGAAGTCGATCCGCCGGAAGCGCAGTCGCTGTCGACCGCAACAATTGCCAGTCGGCCAGTCTTGCGCGCGCCCAAGCCCGTGGGACCTGCGCGCCTGCCAAGGTTGGAGCGCA
It encodes the following:
- a CDS encoding uncharacterized protein (COG:S; EggNog:ENOG503PAGB) produces the protein MRASRASRSEPTTAVAPPSPTQRLVKHASFSFPALQDQNQGHSLSVSAYTMSRWHQETCMSPDVVVTGGTHIYCMICNQAPDIDKLVADPGHQNPTAPLIPPDEPYGAYNLSWPPGIPYRRTGQHITREEPVDRNEAENSNSSEGLVSNIQVRTAYKKALGPDEFRLICLPSTDDVNTPIHLTLETYGDVRYPEYETVSYTWGGEDEDGTLCKPVFVGPYWDVLLQTKNCWEMLRFLRPRRGYRLVWVDAICINQLDSLERATQVAKMRSVYKNSRRTVVYLGPEISPITTHAHPVRLSAREAVTLSRGGETELIGLGGKVNLGQLLLCRYFSRIWLFSLLGLVPNNNLTPDYGISRMHAQIGVAAHSLFHLGSFENFYIAPTQQRERPDNYPSWVPYRARTGGAARVSWTSQEPERVLQEFYEALKRHFDKSYSGRHAIYQPEEDNESTLWTAEATIDVDTAALTLKATHLATCTDVPVEVPFTKENHFRSRTEREPEWKAFVVRSNEMEMYLLSNRSSALDKVVEPFDHIYWLHRDYTKEETPGFLILRPIKEQEGKRFRLVGFCSQVLFVEVFVAGRKTVPNRQPNRARSIAIHYLSSSNLQRGLKRAVDDAVAKFGCLEELFPGVVTPQGQLWSYLALMKLASWPSEPFTFFSEYLSHLDSRYDGVVTKEMRRLEDDQHEVEILTITVPSADISKFVLSWGYLRPPFVKFQQLQSREDQDVPWDESRVVVVETLQEDDVLRLRAELSAKDLADLRRSGKRDSSGPGEQQISNVISPEAQTVWKYFQELEKARWATGGMGIQEMVGLVQSGQDTSSMACPEWPADIVDAFQAQGNTLQITIV
- a CDS encoding uncharacterized protein (EggNog:ENOG503NZ3K; COG:S), translating into MQAAGAQTRSELDNGVIFVEVESLHEGPRCLHTSTSDIWSLTDPMAHLGVAPIGLFPIASLQRLIGPLVNCKCLLALRAHHDKTHKSRNKCRPATFRLLLSDMNSQEEHHPKPKMRLLNVTTREVEEFFEPSIPPYAIFSHTWGPEEVTFQDLESLSAFRKPRPATPPPSSLPSLLGSSHGYITAARPELPLEKTEVMKLMMLANMLTALRGHRDASRFQRQSAYFSPLPPSPEIDDDLQSHRSFSSSTTMTPSSSPPLALPPPSPPMKPPQPQIHPVQQKAGYAKLSYACTQASKDGHSYIWIDTVCIDRRSSSELSEAINSMFGWYQKAAVCYAYLDDVHFDSYTSGYRTWKDDFSASKWFTRGWTLQELVAPKKLVFYAHGWRLLGTKSSLVKTVEKITGIEEVVLLEPKLVHNSSIAQRMAWAAGRETTRAEDVAYCLLGLFGVNLPIIYGEGYDKAFLRLQEEIIRRTDDQSIFAWGALGKEDKSSKRTRTTPELDELDFEALSGTMPVLARSPADFKGMEKVVVSPPSTEPVSDYAMTNKGLHVKFNLVSASNSATQTQQLYFGVLNCHSEDDPSRRLAVLLSQTATSNVMVRTRSRMPTMVSVSDLEKAERRDIYIPNTAANRPQAAKAIEEILVLKYPDLVAPGYEVIDIQSKGHAQYNKEFGTLRVGALESRVLYQLAVVTFWNKHLKCGFVLRVIVDGGTKRAWVDQVQPQAIPQPGEVAEDGQDMVKTAKDIWVDPGRVEVIATGGRRSVLVDVTNPEKYEEAEGQEGKGFMLKPTAEIKAFETVTFVEKWERDYMRTVNAKMVRKNKGVLELSMSSLLWQAAQTSDQAE
- a CDS encoding uncharacterized protein (COG:S; EggNog:ENOG503P0EY; BUSCO:EOG09264NDD): MTTHKAKAADDDIDDLFKDIGADSATTKAPKTKLPAKGKPDPATDDFDPLAELETQLGEEKAPRPHTPRIRENVQKASPALKRTSTNTPPPRADTARKSAESTGSYHATPSATSSDEVEKKLEQPQATATASSGGGGWWGGLLSTATAAMKTAEAAVKEIQQNEEARKWADQVRGNVGALRGLGDELRHRALPSLTTILHTLAPPISSHERLLIHITHDLVGYPSLDPLIYAVFNRVMAQVEGGDLLVIQRGQESGAASNAQHSTAGWRDGPWWRVTDAPGRDLGIVGGLVEGSKLCRANAEGYATDYFSSRGGIETARQRALEPVSESNPVRSSDIFLSVQAVSVKGDKGLFAGTAGEEKAKQDSMAQEEEENHDQVVFAIYIFDPVHDIRYSAVSQGVPAKWIKWLDVAPSAGESDEDEFEEQFGRVPDDIRDIIESGGVDPREWVAEWLEEALSLSVGVVAQRYVARRMGVGEGAGIMKGKQKVESVMAEGGGEAARAGLI